A stretch of Prosthecochloris marina DNA encodes these proteins:
- a CDS encoding nitroreductase family protein, which translates to MNTNETIGSILKRRSVRVYKPDQVDLDALELILEAGRYAPSAMNQQPWHFTVIRNRALLDKLDASCKTVFLESDVDALREVARRDDFSVFYHAPILIVVTGDPNALAPQYDCALAMQNMMLAAASMDIGSCWMHSVMMLHATEKGRVVFRELGIVFPEGYNPYSAAVFGYSAAPLPEPEPRKSDSVTIID; encoded by the coding sequence ATGAATACAAATGAAACGATCGGTTCAATCCTCAAACGCAGAAGTGTCCGGGTATACAAGCCGGACCAGGTGGATCTGGATGCGCTTGAGTTGATTCTCGAGGCGGGCCGATACGCACCAAGTGCGATGAATCAGCAGCCATGGCATTTTACCGTTATCCGCAACCGTGCTCTCCTGGATAAGCTCGATGCATCCTGTAAAACGGTTTTTCTGGAGTCAGATGTTGATGCGTTGCGTGAGGTTGCCCGACGTGACGATTTCAGCGTATTTTACCATGCTCCGATTCTTATCGTTGTAACAGGTGATCCCAACGCGCTAGCTCCCCAGTATGATTGTGCACTTGCAATGCAGAATATGATGCTTGCTGCGGCTTCCATGGATATCGGTTCGTGCTGGATGCACTCGGTTATGATGCTTCATGCTACAGAGAAAGGACGGGTTGTATTCAGGGAGCTTGGGATTGTTTTTCCGGAAGGATACAACCCATATTCGGCAGCGGTGTTTGGCTACAGTGCGGCGCCTTTGCCTGAACCAGAGCCAAGAAAATCTGACAGTGTGACGATTATCGATTAG
- a CDS encoding cupin domain-containing protein, protein MQSAEYWIEKLDLFNHPEGGFFRETYRSKTSYEFRKSPVFSGNRAYSTAIYYLLTKNDRSKLHRIKSDELWFYHTGAPLTVYLFHDVGFMSTLTLDPGKGTFQGIVPANTWFGARHETESPEAYTLTSCVVSPGFDFSDFTLADRDSLTRKFPQHAGLIEDLT, encoded by the coding sequence ATGCAATCAGCTGAATATTGGATTGAAAAACTCGATCTTTTTAACCACCCTGAAGGGGGCTTCTTTCGTGAAACGTATCGCAGCAAGACCTCTTACGAGTTTCGCAAAAGCCCGGTTTTTTCCGGAAACCGGGCATATTCTACAGCAATTTATTACCTGCTCACAAAAAACGACCGATCAAAGCTGCACAGGATCAAATCGGATGAACTATGGTTCTATCATACCGGAGCTCCCCTGACAGTCTATCTGTTCCATGATGTCGGCTTCATGTCAACATTGACCCTGGATCCGGGAAAAGGAACATTTCAAGGCATTGTTCCTGCAAACACGTGGTTCGGAGCAAGACATGAAACCGAATCCCCGGAAGCATACACACTAACAAGCTGTGTTGTCTCCCCAGGATTCGATTTCAGTGATTTCACTCTGGCCGACAGGGACTCGCTCACCAGAAAGTTTCCGCAGCATGCCGGGTTGATTGAAGACCTTACCTGA
- a CDS encoding DsrE/DsrF/DrsH-like family protein — translation MERQKLSIVCFSGDFDKALAAFTLATGAAAVNWEVKMFFTFWGLNILKKKTGRTWIGGGVLAKVFNFLMGGKKNLPLSRLNFGGASPVLMTGMMKKSNVATLDELVEAAKALDIDFVACEMAMHILGIDKNDLDEHVKHVAGVATFLDASKDGHIIFI, via the coding sequence ATGGAACGGCAAAAGCTCTCGATAGTATGCTTCAGCGGTGATTTTGACAAGGCACTGGCGGCATTTACCCTGGCAACAGGTGCTGCGGCCGTGAACTGGGAGGTGAAAATGTTTTTTACTTTCTGGGGGCTTAACATCCTGAAGAAAAAAACAGGTCGGACATGGATAGGAGGCGGGGTGCTGGCAAAGGTTTTTAATTTTCTCATGGGAGGAAAAAAGAATCTTCCGTTAAGCAGGTTGAATTTCGGGGGTGCAAGTCCGGTCCTGATGACCGGTATGATGAAAAAAAGCAATGTAGCGACTCTCGATGAACTGGTAGAGGCGGCGAAAGCACTGGATATTGATTTTGTTGCCTGCGAGATGGCGATGCATATTCTCGGAATCGATAAGAACGATCTCGATGAACATGTGAAGCACGTTGCGGGAGTGGCCACTTTTCTCGATGCATCCAAGGATGGACATATCATTTTCATTTAA
- a CDS encoding M67 family metallopeptidase — MEIYKCVYQRIIEHARREMPLEACGYLGGKGETAVEAYYLTNLDKSGEHFSFDPKEQFDAVLTMRKKQQQAIAVYHSHPETPARPSQEDIRLAFDPGMIYVIVSLAAVDPEVRAFRIVKKEVSEEPLIVIDRSDKESENREM, encoded by the coding sequence ATGGAGATTTACAAATGCGTGTATCAGAGGATCATTGAGCATGCCCGTCGGGAAATGCCTCTGGAGGCGTGTGGATATCTGGGAGGCAAAGGTGAGACGGCAGTTGAAGCCTATTATCTGACCAACTTGGATAAGTCGGGCGAGCATTTTTCTTTCGATCCCAAAGAGCAGTTTGATGCTGTTCTGACAATGCGGAAAAAACAACAACAGGCCATTGCCGTTTATCACAGTCATCCTGAAACACCGGCAAGGCCATCGCAAGAGGACATTCGGCTTGCATTCGATCCCGGAATGATTTATGTGATTGTTTCTCTTGCTGCTGTAGACCCTGAGGTCAGGGCATTCAGAATTGTGAAAAAAGAGGTAAGTGAAGAACCTCTTATCGTCATTGACAGGTCGGATAAAGAATCGGAAAACCGGGAGATGTGA
- the hemN gene encoding oxygen-independent coproporphyrinogen III oxidase, with translation MATNLADKYRNPGPRYTSYPTIPSWSTDGVSQEQWKEAMVKGFNDSNDTTGVSMYIHIPYCENYCYFCGCNAYRTQDHSFEEPYLNALLKEWQMYLDVFPGTLNVKEMHIGGGTPTFLSPDNLVRLVDGLYEHVNRMDNYMFSFETNPRSTTREHLEALYSVGFRRMSFGIQDFDPIVQKEINRLQPFELVREKVDIAREIGFTSVNFDLVYGLPKQTLATVTDTIAKVMELKPDRIAFYAYGHNPHMYEGQRKFKEKDLPVGAVKQELYDKGLEMLESIGYHEIGMDHFALQGDALYEAARNGTLHRNFMGYTENTTQMMLALGSSSISDTWYAFAQNERFHEDYIREVNAGRFPLHRGHLLTDEDLVLRRHILNLMCKQETSWNDPKLYCDELDVAKFRLEDMQNDGMVELNEDGVRVTEVGIPFLRNICMAFDARLWRSDSLSKAYNVSRDIQAEYIEKARQAKEAQQVD, from the coding sequence ATGGCAACAAATCTTGCAGATAAGTACCGCAATCCCGGTCCGAGGTATACAAGTTATCCTACCATTCCTTCATGGAGTACGGACGGAGTATCACAGGAACAGTGGAAAGAAGCCATGGTAAAAGGCTTCAATGACAGTAATGACACTACCGGTGTCAGTATGTATATCCATATTCCCTACTGTGAAAATTACTGCTATTTCTGCGGTTGCAATGCTTATCGGACGCAGGATCACTCTTTTGAGGAACCTTATCTCAATGCTTTGCTGAAAGAGTGGCAAATGTACCTCGATGTTTTCCCCGGCACACTGAATGTCAAGGAGATGCATATCGGTGGCGGTACTCCGACATTTTTAAGTCCGGATAATCTCGTAAGGCTGGTTGACGGGCTTTATGAACATGTTAACCGGATGGACAATTACATGTTCAGTTTTGAGACAAACCCGCGTTCAACCACAAGGGAGCATCTTGAAGCGCTTTACAGCGTTGGTTTTCGCCGGATGAGTTTCGGTATACAGGACTTTGATCCGATAGTTCAGAAAGAAATCAACCGGCTGCAGCCTTTTGAGCTGGTTCGGGAAAAAGTGGATATCGCGCGCGAGATAGGGTTTACATCGGTCAACTTCGATCTTGTCTACGGCTTGCCGAAGCAAACGTTAGCTACTGTTACCGATACGATTGCCAAGGTAATGGAGCTCAAGCCCGATCGGATCGCATTTTATGCGTATGGTCACAATCCGCACATGTACGAAGGACAGCGAAAGTTCAAGGAAAAGGATTTACCGGTTGGTGCTGTCAAGCAGGAGCTTTATGATAAAGGTCTGGAGATGCTCGAGTCGATAGGTTACCATGAAATAGGTATGGATCATTTTGCTCTTCAAGGGGATGCCCTTTATGAGGCGGCAAGAAACGGTACTCTTCACAGAAATTTCATGGGGTATACGGAAAACACCACCCAGATGATGCTTGCTCTCGGTTCTTCTTCGATAAGTGATACCTGGTATGCTTTTGCCCAGAACGAGCGTTTCCATGAAGATTACATACGTGAAGTCAACGCTGGCCGTTTTCCTTTACATCGCGGTCATTTGCTGACCGATGAGGATCTTGTGCTGCGTCGCCACATTTTGAATCTGATGTGCAAACAGGAAACTTCCTGGAATGATCCAAAATTATATTGTGACGAACTCGACGTTGCGAAGTTCCGTCTCGAAGATATGCAGAATGACGGCATGGTCGAGCTGAATGAAGATGGCGTTCGTGTTACGGAAGTCGGTATTCCGTTCCTCAGAAATATTTGCATGGCATTCGATGCCAGGCTTTGGCGGTCCGACAGCCTTTCAAAGGCATACAACGTATCCAGGGATATACAGGCAGAATATATCGAGAAGGCTCGACAGGCTAAAGAAGCACAGCAGGTGGATTGA
- the purE gene encoding 5-(carboxyamino)imidazole ribonucleotide mutase, protein MTTPSNDSSPLVGILMGSDSDFDIMKEAASVFDEFNIPYEVSVISAHRTPKELERYATNAKDNGLKVIIAGAGGAAHLPGVTAALTVLPVIGVPIFSKKLNGQDSLYSIVQMPAGIPVATVGIDNARNGALMAVQILALTDPSIMSSLEGFRTKLAEASRMKNRKVQERLNAIS, encoded by the coding sequence ATGACAACTCCATCTAACGACTCATCTCCCCTGGTAGGCATCCTTATGGGTTCCGACTCCGACTTCGACATCATGAAAGAGGCGGCTTCCGTCTTCGATGAATTCAATATTCCTTATGAAGTTTCGGTTATTTCCGCACACCGTACCCCTAAAGAGCTCGAACGATATGCCACGAACGCAAAAGATAACGGCCTCAAGGTCATCATAGCCGGAGCAGGTGGTGCAGCACACCTTCCGGGCGTTACTGCAGCACTTACCGTACTCCCGGTAATTGGTGTGCCGATTTTCAGCAAAAAGCTCAACGGACAGGATTCTCTTTATTCGATCGTGCAGATGCCCGCAGGCATTCCGGTTGCGACAGTCGGCATCGATAACGCAAGAAATGGGGCCCTCATGGCAGTACAGATCCTTGCGCTGACCGACCCCTCGATTATGTCTTCCCTTGAAGGATTTCGGACCAAACTTGCGGAAGCATCCCGTATGAAGAACAGGAAAGTACAGGAAAGGCTCAATGCAATCAGCTGA
- a CDS encoding sulfurtransferase TusA family protein, producing the protein MVCKERFIKEALIIMQHTLDITKERCPMTMVKVKLKLSQINDGDVLDVLLSEGEPLESVPRTAEEQGYRVEDIRKDGAFYHVVIRK; encoded by the coding sequence ATGGTGTGCAAAGAAAGGTTTATAAAGGAGGCGCTTATTATCATGCAGCATACTCTCGATATTACAAAAGAGCGATGCCCCATGACCATGGTTAAGGTCAAACTGAAACTCTCACAGATTAATGACGGTGATGTCCTCGATGTGCTGCTTTCGGAGGGTGAGCCGCTGGAGAGTGTGCCGAGAACGGCAGAGGAGCAGGGGTATCGTGTCGAAGATATACGCAAAGACGGGGCTTTCTACCATGTGGTGATCCGAAAATAA
- a CDS encoding uridine kinase, which yields MLGDVLLINDQHKSAAKSIMERVLVDRRELEKSSPGYKFVVAISGESGAGKSELAHSLALLLKGCNIRVKILHTDNYYRVPPLERREHRISNEYKSVGFGEYDWNLLHDNIDDFRKDKQVFIPCIDIITEEVDQLFTDFSKIQLLIIDGLYAIRTDDIDLRVFIDLTYHKTKINQMLRCKEPADGYRWEVLEREHHHVRSLKPLADLHVDCNFDVFESCVDIEDE from the coding sequence ATGTTAGGTGATGTCTTGCTGATCAACGATCAGCACAAATCCGCTGCGAAAAGTATCATGGAGCGGGTATTGGTAGATAGACGTGAGTTGGAAAAAAGTAGTCCGGGTTACAAGTTTGTGGTTGCCATTTCAGGTGAATCGGGAGCGGGAAAATCTGAACTTGCTCATTCACTTGCTCTTCTCCTGAAAGGTTGTAATATTCGAGTTAAAATTCTTCATACAGATAACTATTATCGCGTTCCTCCTCTCGAACGAAGGGAGCACCGGATAAGCAACGAATACAAATCCGTCGGTTTTGGTGAATATGACTGGAATCTTTTGCATGACAACATCGACGATTTCAGGAAAGACAAGCAGGTGTTCATACCCTGCATCGATATTATTACTGAAGAAGTTGACCAGCTTTTCACCGACTTCAGTAAGATACAGTTGTTGATCATAGACGGATTATACGCGATCAGAACGGATGATATCGATCTCAGGGTTTTTATCGATCTGACCTATCACAAGACCAAAATCAACCAGATGTTACGTTGTAAGGAGCCTGCAGATGGTTATCGCTGGGAGGTCCTTGAGCGTGAGCATCATCATGTGCGTTCGTTGAAACCTCTCGCTGATCTCCATGTAGACTGCAACTTCGATGTTTTCGAGTCATGTGTGGATATTGAGGATGAATAA